The Bacillus sp. Y1 genome has a window encoding:
- the yqeK gene encoding bis(5'-nucleosyl)-tetraphosphatase (symmetrical) YqeK: protein MDRAKALEIVKEQLTDHRYQHTLGVEETALKLAKKYGANEKQAELAAIFHDYAKFRPKEEMKQIILREKMPEELLSYNSELWHAPVGAYLVETEVGIHDHEVLEAIRYHTSGRPHMSLLEKIIYVADYIEPGRQFPGVDEVREVADKNLNEALLLSIQNSIIFLIKKKRAVFPLTLQTYNYFIHLKED from the coding sequence ATGGATCGAGCGAAAGCGTTAGAGATTGTTAAAGAGCAATTAACCGACCATCGTTATCAGCATACACTAGGGGTAGAAGAAACAGCGTTAAAGCTAGCAAAAAAATATGGAGCAAATGAGAAACAAGCGGAGTTGGCAGCGATCTTTCATGATTATGCTAAGTTTCGTCCAAAGGAAGAGATGAAGCAAATCATCCTTCGTGAAAAAATGCCAGAGGAACTGCTTTCCTATAACAGCGAACTTTGGCATGCTCCAGTAGGCGCCTATTTAGTGGAGACGGAAGTCGGTATTCATGATCATGAAGTACTAGAGGCAATTCGTTACCACACTTCTGGTAGGCCGCATATGTCATTGCTTGAAAAAATAATTTATGTGGCTGATTACATTGAGCCAGGAAGGCAATTTCCAGGTGTCGATGAGGTCAGAGAGGTAGCGGATAAGAATTTGAATGAAGCATTGTTACTTTCCATTCAAAATTCAATCATTTTCTTAATAAAAAAGAAACGAGCAGTTTTTCCGTTAACGCTCCAAACGTATAACTATTTCATTCATTTAAAGGAGGACTGA
- a CDS encoding nicotinate-nucleotide adenylyltransferase — MRKIGILGGTFDPPHNGHLLIANEVLEFLGLNEIWFLPNSKPPHKSTSGTSTIHRVTMLEKAISDHSHFKVEKIELERSGPSYTYDTMKLLQEKNDGTEFYFIIGADMVEYLPKWYKIDDLMKLVTFVGVQRPEHVLQTSYPVIYLDIPEFAVSSSLIRERVKNGNTIHYLTPDSVIQYIKEHQLYGSSESVRDC, encoded by the coding sequence ATGAGGAAAATTGGAATTTTAGGGGGGACCTTTGATCCGCCCCACAATGGACATCTGCTTATTGCAAACGAGGTATTAGAATTCTTAGGGCTAAATGAAATATGGTTTTTACCTAATTCAAAGCCACCGCATAAATCAACAAGCGGGACGAGCACCATCCATCGAGTGACCATGCTTGAAAAGGCAATAAGTGATCATTCTCATTTTAAAGTTGAAAAGATAGAGTTGGAGCGAAGTGGTCCGTCCTATACGTATGACACGATGAAACTTCTCCAAGAAAAAAATGATGGTACAGAGTTTTATTTTATTATCGGGGCAGATATGGTTGAATATTTACCAAAATGGTACAAGATTGATGATTTAATGAAACTTGTTACTTTTGTCGGAGTGCAAAGACCAGAACATGTATTGCAGACAAGTTATCCGGTTATCTATTTAGATATTCCGGAATTTGCCGTCTCTTCTAGTTTAATAAGAGAAAGAGTAAAGAATGGGAATACTATTCATTATCTTACCCCTGACTCCGTCATACAGTATATAAAGGAGCATCAGTTATATGGATCGAGCGAAAGCGTTAGAGATTGTTAA
- the yhbY gene encoding ribosome assembly RNA-binding protein YhbY, translating into MLTGKQKRFLRSKAHHLNPIFQVGKGGVNDNMIKQINEALEVRELLKVSVLQNCDEDKDEVAVKLSSGCKAELVQVIGSTIVLYKESEENKQIQLP; encoded by the coding sequence ATGTTAACTGGTAAGCAGAAAAGATTTTTACGTTCGAAAGCACATCATCTCAACCCTATTTTTCAAGTAGGAAAAGGTGGGGTGAACGATAATATGATTAAACAAATCAATGAGGCATTAGAGGTTAGGGAGCTTTTGAAGGTAAGTGTGTTACAGAATTGTGATGAGGACAAGGACGAAGTAGCAGTTAAGTTATCGTCAGGCTGTAAGGCAGAGCTTGTTCAAGTCATTGGATCAACCATTGTTCTATATAAAGAGTCTGAGGAAAATAAACAAATACAGCTTCCTTAA
- the aroE gene encoding shikimate dehydrogenase — protein MKKLYAVIGDPIAHSMSPAMHNDLFGYYDIDAHYQALHVRKGDLQKAVIGLKAIQISGFNVTVPHKVDILPMLDRLDPLAKAIGAVNTVVNEDGELVGYNTDGEGSVKGIMNIIPNLFNHRILIVGAGGAARAIYFTLASMGIKNIDVTNRTSEKAAELIAQCPYTVNSSVLLREEAEKELGDFDIIIQTTSIGMAPDVECQPLSLHNLKENSFVSDIIYNPLETLFLRSAKEKGARTQNGIDMFVLQGALAFKKWTGIFPDQKRMEKLVLNRLGG, from the coding sequence TTGAAAAAGCTGTATGCGGTAATAGGCGATCCAATCGCTCATTCTATGTCGCCTGCCATGCACAATGATTTATTTGGCTATTATGATATAGACGCTCATTATCAAGCGCTTCATGTTAGAAAAGGAGACTTACAGAAAGCGGTCATAGGGTTAAAAGCGATTCAAATTAGTGGGTTTAATGTGACTGTTCCACATAAGGTCGATATCCTTCCGATGCTTGATCGCTTAGATCCTTTAGCAAAAGCAATCGGTGCAGTTAATACAGTTGTAAATGAGGATGGTGAACTTGTTGGTTACAACACGGATGGCGAAGGATCAGTAAAAGGAATTATGAATATTATTCCAAATCTTTTCAACCACCGAATTCTTATTGTTGGAGCTGGTGGGGCTGCAAGAGCTATTTATTTTACTTTAGCTTCAATGGGGATTAAAAATATAGATGTTACCAATCGTACGAGTGAAAAAGCAGCAGAATTAATTGCTCAATGCCCATATACAGTTAACTCCAGCGTATTACTACGTGAGGAAGCTGAGAAAGAATTGGGCGATTTTGATATTATCATACAAACAACATCGATTGGTATGGCACCGGATGTAGAATGCCAACCGCTCTCATTACATAACTTAAAAGAAAATAGCTTTGTAAGTGATATTATATACAACCCACTTGAAACTCTATTTTTGCGTTCAGCAAAAGAAAAAGGGGCTCGTACGCAAAATGGAATTGATATGTTCGTTCTTCAAGGAGCATTAGCATTTAAAAAGTGGACTGGAATTTTCCCGGACCAAAAAAGAATGGAAAAATTGGTTTTAAACCGATTAGGAGGATAA
- the yqeH gene encoding ribosome biogenesis GTPase YqeH translates to MSEQFSCIGCGVNIQTEDKEALGYAPPSALEKEVIICQRCFRLKHYNEIQDVSLTDDDFLKILNGLSQTDALIVKIVDIFDFNGSWLPGLHRFVGKNKILLVGNKVDLLPHSVKPNKVIQWMKREAKKLGLHPEDVFLVSAHKGHFVREVAEAIDEYRNGKDVYVVGCTNVGKSTFINRILKEVSGEGDVITTSHFPGTTLDIIEIPLSDGKHLIDTPGIINHHQMAHFVSKQDLKIITPKKEIKPKVFQLNEGQTLFFGGLARFDFISGGRQSFVCHFSNEINIHRTKLDHADELYKKHVGDMLSPPRTDELEEFPPLVRHEFMIKEEKTDIVFSGLGWITVNDPGVKIAAYVPKGVHAMVRKSLI, encoded by the coding sequence TTGAGTGAACAGTTTTCGTGTATAGGCTGTGGGGTAAATATCCAAACAGAGGATAAGGAGGCTTTAGGCTATGCGCCTCCATCTGCCCTTGAAAAGGAAGTTATTATTTGTCAACGCTGCTTTCGTTTAAAACACTATAATGAAATTCAGGATGTTAGTTTAACAGATGACGACTTTCTAAAAATATTGAATGGATTATCCCAGACGGATGCACTTATTGTAAAAATTGTCGATATTTTTGACTTTAACGGTAGCTGGTTACCAGGATTACACCGTTTTGTAGGGAAGAACAAAATCCTGCTAGTTGGAAATAAAGTGGACCTTCTGCCTCATTCTGTAAAACCAAATAAAGTCATTCAATGGATGAAGCGAGAAGCAAAAAAACTGGGTTTGCATCCAGAAGATGTGTTTTTAGTGAGTGCACATAAAGGTCATTTTGTTCGTGAAGTAGCGGAAGCAATCGACGAGTATCGAAATGGCAAGGATGTGTATGTAGTAGGTTGTACAAATGTTGGGAAATCAACATTTATTAACCGTATTCTTAAAGAAGTATCGGGAGAAGGGGATGTAATTACCACTTCTCATTTCCCAGGAACGACTCTTGATATTATTGAGATTCCACTTTCTGACGGTAAGCATCTCATTGATACACCAGGAATTATCAATCATCACCAAATGGCTCATTTTGTGAGTAAACAGGATTTGAAAATTATTACTCCCAAAAAGGAAATAAAGCCAAAAGTCTTTCAATTGAACGAAGGACAAACTTTATTTTTCGGAGGACTTGCACGATTTGATTTTATTAGTGGGGGAAGACAATCATTTGTTTGTCATTTTTCTAATGAAATTAATATTCATCGTACAAAACTTGATCATGCCGATGAGTTATACAAAAAGCATGTGGGTGACATGCTCTCACCTCCAAGAACTGATGAATTAGAGGAATTCCCACCACTCGTTCGCCATGAATTTATGATTAAAGAAGAAAAGACAGATATTGTGTTTTCCGGTCTGGGCTGGATAACAGTAAACGATCCAGGTGTGAAGATTGCAGCGTATGTCCCTAAGGGTGTTCATGCAATGGTTAGAAAATCACTTATATAA
- a CDS encoding YqeG family HAD IIIA-type phosphatase — protein sequence MLKKFLPDQHVKSIFEITPESLKEKGVKAIITDLDNTLVEWDRPNATPNLIKWFEEMKKHNIIVTIVSNNNEGRVKAFSDPLKIPFIFQARKPMARAFKKAMKQMGTSKEETVVIGDQLLTDVLGGNRSGLHTILVVPVASTDGFVTKFNRLVERRILNWFRKKGMIVWED from the coding sequence ATGCTTAAAAAGTTTTTGCCAGATCAGCATGTCAAAAGTATTTTTGAAATTACTCCTGAAAGTCTGAAGGAAAAGGGAGTAAAGGCGATCATAACTGATTTAGATAACACTCTTGTCGAATGGGATCGGCCAAATGCAACACCGAACCTTATCAAATGGTTTGAGGAAATGAAAAAACACAATATTATAGTGACCATTGTGTCTAATAATAATGAAGGAAGAGTGAAAGCTTTTTCTGATCCGCTGAAAATTCCTTTTATTTTTCAAGCTCGTAAGCCGATGGCAAGAGCCTTTAAAAAGGCTATGAAGCAAATGGGAACATCTAAGGAAGAAACGGTGGTTATTGGAGACCAGCTACTTACAGATGTTCTGGGTGGTAATCGCAGCGGGTTACACACTATTCTTGTTGTACCTGTAGCCTCAACAGATGGGTTTGTGACAAAGTTTAATCGACTAGTTGAGCGGAGAATACTGAATTGGTTCCGTAAAAAAGGAATGATTGTATGGGAGGATTAA
- a CDS encoding sporulation histidine kinase inhibitor Sda, with translation MRKLSDDLLVESYFKARELQLSKDFIYLIETEIHRRSLTHKIIV, from the coding sequence TTGCGTAAATTATCGGATGACTTGCTTGTTGAATCGTATTTTAAAGCAAGAGAACTACAACTAAGCAAAGATTTTATTTATCTAATTGAGACAGAAATTCACCGTCGTTCATTAACTCACAAAATCATTGTCTAA
- a CDS encoding phosphatidylserine decarboxylase: MFQTIYRFMIELTNGKWSSLLLKRFATSNMSRYVVPHFSRIYQINTEEMEGDLKEFPTLHDFFIRKLRKGSRPIDQEVQAVTSPVDAVLEEVGPISEQKLIEVKGKTYSIAEMLGNDELLQKYIHGTFMVLYLSPSHYHRIHSPVAGRVTASWTLGKKSYPVNSLGLKYGKSTLSKNYRTVTEIQHQTGHIAVVKVGAMFVNSIEVTHENKQLEKGQELAYFTFGSTVVLLFEKDSIQSTLEKSLPFPIKVGERIALLKET, from the coding sequence TTGTTTCAAACTATTTATCGTTTTATGATTGAATTAACCAATGGCAAATGGTCATCATTGCTGTTGAAGAGATTTGCTACATCAAATATGAGTCGTTATGTCGTTCCTCACTTCTCTAGAATCTATCAAATCAATACGGAGGAAATGGAAGGAGATCTCAAGGAATTTCCCACACTTCATGATTTCTTTATACGAAAGCTAAGGAAAGGGAGTAGACCGATTGATCAGGAGGTGCAAGCTGTTACTAGTCCAGTGGATGCCGTACTTGAGGAAGTTGGACCTATTTCAGAACAGAAATTGATTGAAGTGAAGGGGAAAACATACTCGATTGCAGAGATGCTAGGGAATGATGAACTTTTACAGAAATACATACATGGTACCTTCATGGTTTTGTACTTAAGCCCGAGTCATTACCATCGTATTCATAGTCCTGTAGCTGGAAGGGTTACAGCCAGTTGGACTCTCGGAAAGAAATCATATCCAGTCAATTCTCTTGGGTTAAAGTATGGGAAAAGTACACTTTCGAAAAATTATCGGACAGTGACTGAAATTCAGCATCAGACAGGTCATATAGCAGTGGTGAAGGTGGGAGCCATGTTCGTGAACTCCATAGAAGTTACACATGAGAATAAACAATTAGAGAAAGGCCAGGAACTCGCGTATTTTACATTTGGATCAACGGTCGTCTTATTGTTTGAGAAAGACTCCATTCAATCAACTTTAGAAAAATCGCTTCCATTTCCTATTAAAGTGGGAGAAAGAATTGCGTTATTAAAAGAGACATGA
- the pssA gene encoding CDP-diacylglycerol--serine O-phosphatidyltransferase has product MFLLNVLDQTLKKLRIQTANLLTFINLFLGGFAVIESLKGNLDLSLLLIFIAAFVDRFDGMVARKLHIESELGKQLDSMSDIISFGVAPALLIYQGILFEFDFPGTFFTIFYIACGAFRLARFNISENQSYFTGLPITAAGCLLTFSYLLLPSLLPEMFLFFIIILSFFMVSPFKLKKI; this is encoded by the coding sequence TTGTTTTTATTAAACGTACTCGATCAAACGCTCAAAAAGTTAAGGATTCAAACGGCCAATCTATTAACTTTCATCAATCTCTTTCTCGGTGGATTCGCAGTGATTGAGAGCCTTAAAGGGAATTTAGATTTGAGCCTTTTATTAATTTTTATTGCCGCTTTCGTTGACCGATTTGATGGAATGGTTGCCCGAAAACTTCATATTGAATCAGAACTTGGCAAACAATTAGATTCCATGAGTGATATTATATCATTTGGTGTCGCACCTGCACTATTGATTTATCAAGGAATATTATTTGAGTTTGACTTTCCTGGAACATTCTTTACGATTTTTTATATCGCCTGTGGGGCATTTCGACTTGCTCGCTTTAATATTAGTGAGAATCAAAGCTATTTTACGGGTTTACCGATTACAGCTGCTGGCTGCTTATTGACTTTTAGCTACCTATTGCTCCCGTCCCTACTTCCTGAGATGTTCCTCTTTTTCATTATTATTCTTTCTTTTTTCATGGTTAGTCCTTTCAAATTAAAAAAAATATAG
- a CDS encoding M3 family oligoendopeptidase: MTKGSTYYDVWDLDVFFSGGSSSQAFINHIHSSKEDVERFRSRVTDWQPSNKITDQEHIVGIVEFFQRVAKEIRQAGAFVSCLHAQNTNDKKVSGLRGQVTELSASLQNALTVFDQKLTTYDDQIWEELLQEEALHQLQFVLNERRINALERLSQEEETIINALSIDGYHGWGQLYDTIVGTIKVPFKEGNETKEFSVGQAANKFSHPDHVVRKSIFEGWEESWSEKAEYLSKTLNHLAGFRLNTYKLRGWEDVLKEPLQINRMQKKTLDTMWQVISDAKAPFVTFLERKAKLLGKDRLSWYDLDAPIGQVESKVSYEEGAEFIIEHFSRFGKEMTGFAKKAFEQKWIEAEDRPGKAPGGFHTFFPESNQSRIFMTFSGTPSNVSTLAHELGHGFHTYAMRDQHYLNRNYAMNVAETASTFAEMIVADASVKQAKNPEEKLALLEDKIQRSVALLMNIHARFLFETRFYEERKNGVVGTDRLNQLMKQAQEEAYGGALAEYHPLFWASKLHFFITGVPFYNFPYTFGYLFSLGIYAKALEEGEGYEEKYIALLKDTASMTVEELAWKHLNVDLTKPDFWEKAVQQCIADVEEFLSLT; encoded by the coding sequence ATGACAAAAGGAAGTACTTATTATGATGTATGGGACCTTGACGTGTTTTTTTCAGGGGGAAGTTCTTCTCAAGCATTTATTAATCACATACATAGCTCAAAAGAAGATGTTGAAAGGTTTCGAAGTAGGGTAACAGACTGGCAGCCATCGAATAAAATAACAGATCAAGAACATATTGTAGGAATCGTTGAATTCTTTCAAAGAGTTGCGAAAGAGATTCGCCAGGCAGGAGCATTTGTTAGCTGTTTACATGCACAAAATACAAACGATAAGAAAGTAAGCGGACTTCGTGGGCAAGTAACTGAGCTTAGTGCTAGTTTACAAAATGCTCTCACTGTTTTTGATCAAAAATTAACTACTTACGATGATCAAATTTGGGAAGAACTGTTGCAGGAAGAGGCTTTACATCAATTGCAGTTTGTGTTAAATGAAAGACGTATCAATGCATTAGAGAGACTTTCTCAGGAAGAAGAAACAATCATTAATGCATTAAGTATTGATGGCTATCATGGATGGGGGCAATTATATGATACCATCGTTGGTACGATTAAAGTTCCGTTTAAAGAAGGAAACGAAACAAAGGAATTTTCAGTTGGGCAGGCAGCCAACAAGTTCTCACATCCTGATCATGTGGTAAGAAAATCCATCTTTGAAGGCTGGGAGGAATCTTGGTCTGAAAAAGCAGAGTATTTGTCGAAAACACTCAATCACCTTGCCGGATTTCGTTTAAACACTTATAAGCTTCGCGGATGGGAAGATGTATTAAAGGAGCCTTTACAAATAAATCGTATGCAGAAGAAAACATTAGATACGATGTGGCAGGTTATTTCCGATGCCAAAGCCCCTTTTGTAACATTTTTAGAGAGAAAAGCGAAGTTACTAGGGAAGGATCGGTTAAGCTGGTATGACTTAGATGCACCCATCGGTCAGGTAGAATCAAAGGTTTCATATGAAGAAGGTGCTGAATTTATTATTGAGCATTTTTCACGCTTTGGAAAAGAAATGACCGGTTTTGCGAAAAAGGCATTTGAACAGAAATGGATTGAAGCTGAAGATCGCCCTGGAAAAGCACCAGGTGGTTTTCATACCTTTTTCCCTGAGAGCAATCAGTCAAGAATATTTATGACGTTCTCAGGAACACCTTCTAATGTTTCAACTCTTGCACATGAATTAGGTCATGGCTTTCATACATATGCGATGAGAGATCAACATTATTTAAATAGAAATTATGCGATGAATGTAGCAGAAACAGCCTCGACCTTTGCAGAGATGATCGTAGCTGATGCTTCTGTCAAACAAGCGAAGAACCCAGAGGAAAAGCTAGCGTTATTAGAGGATAAAATACAGCGTTCAGTAGCATTATTAATGAATATTCACGCTCGCTTTCTATTTGAAACACGCTTCTATGAGGAAAGAAAAAATGGAGTCGTAGGAACAGATCGTTTAAATCAATTAATGAAACAAGCACAAGAAGAGGCATATGGTGGGGCTCTAGCTGAATACCATCCTTTGTTCTGGGCCTCTAAGCTACATTTCTTTATCACAGGTGTTCCTTTTTATAATTTTCCTTACACATTTGGTTATTTATTCTCTTTAGGAATTTATGCAAAGGCACTAGAAGAAGGGGAAGGCTACGAGGAAAAGTATATTGCTCTGTTAAAGGATACAGCATCTATGACAGTAGAGGAATTAGCTTGGAAGCATTTGAATGTAGATTTAACAAAGCCTGATTTTTGGGAAAAAGCAGTACAACAATGTATAGCAGACGTTGAGGAATTTTTATCGTTAACTTAA